Sequence from the Rhodococcus jostii RHA1 genome:
CCGCCTACGTGCAGGGGTACGGTCCCGTCCCCGCGGCACTGGCAGGGCACTGGATACATGAGGCAGTCCAGGCCACGATCGATCCGGAAACCGGGAACGAGGCACGGGTGACTCTGCGCCGCCTGTACGCGAACCCGCACTCCGGAGCCCTGACCGCAACCGAGTCCCAGGCCCGCCGCTTCCCCGCCGGGTTGGCGAGGATGATCGATCTGCGCGATCGAACGTGCCGGACACCATGGTGCGATGCGCCGATCCGGCATCACGACCACATCCAACCCCGCGAATACGAGGGCCCGACCACCGCACACAACGGCGCCGGCCTGTGCGCGGCCTGCAACTACGCCAAACAAGGCGCAGGATGGAACGCCAGGCCCCACCAACTGCCCGGCGGACTGCACAAAATCGAGATCTGCACCCCCACCGGACATCGGTACCGATCAACCGAACCACCACTACCGAAACCGTTGCCGCTCCGTGAGGTTCAGATCAGCTCACCAGTGGAACGCATCCTCATCGAATACCTCCACGCGGCCTGAACATCGGGGCGCTGCGCACTAGACCGAGTGACACACCTGTGCGGTAGCATCTCCGCACGCGGCCGTGGGGGTCCTGTCGAGTACTGGGGGGATGGGGATGAGCAAAACACTGCGTCTGGAAGATGACGCAATCCAACGATGCGTGGGCATCTGCAACACGATGATTGAGCAGCTCGATGACGCGCTCAAGAAGTCCAGAGCGCTAAGCAACGTCACAGGCTTCGGCGGCTTCGACTCCGCGATTCAGCTGCAATCGCGATATGAGGAGAAGCTGAACGGGGGCAACGGGTCTGGCTCGGTAGTCGAGCGCCTGGACCAGTTTCGGAAAGTTATCGAAGTAATGCGCGACACATTCATCGCGGGTGGCGAGGAGTTCGCAGATGCCGATAGCGCGATTAGCCACGCCTTGGGCACAATTGAAGGGGAAGTCAATCGATGAGCCGTGTCATCGCATGCACAGGGTCGGTATTGGCACTCGCCTTCTTAGCTGGGTGCGGTTCGCATCCAGCGGACGGCCAATCGAGCCCCGATAGTGCATCTACCCCAACAACACGTATACCCAGGCATGTAGATCAGTCCGATCGCCCACCAGTGTCGTTCGACCCTTGCCTAGACGTCCCGGATGAAACGCTGGTAACGGCTGGATACGATCCCACGAGCGAAATAAACGTCGACTTCACACCTGATTCTTACACGTTCCTCGGATGCAGTTACGACACGCAGCAACGCCGCTACGGTTTGAATGTTCTGTCAGGAAATATCTCCTTCGCCGAGGAGCGAGAGAAAACCAATGAATACGCAACCCCGACCGAGATTAATGGGCGGCCAGCGCTTTTAAAATGGGAAGCCAACAAACCAAACGCGTGCGCAGTCTCGATCGAAACCTCGTATGGAGTGCTCATTCTTGACCGCAGTGTTTTCCAAGGGCACGGAGTTGACGCGCCTGAGGCCGAGTGGTGCGCGGGGCTGGAGGACACCGCCCGCATCATTGAGCCGCTCATTCCGAAGGGGGCCTGACCATGGCACCGAAGGACCCGCTCGCTCCCTTCTTCGATGCCGTGCTGCCGAATGGCGCCGGCGATCAACACCGCAGCAAGCTGCAGAGGTCGGCGGAGCAACTTGGATCGGATGCGATCGATCCGCCTTATATCACCGCGATGGAGAGCTTCGAGGGCTGGCAGCACTCGGATATTTATGCGAAGACTCAGGATATGGATCCGAGCATCATCGGGGATCTCGCTCAAGCTTGCCATGCCATCGTCGGCTCCCTACCTATCGGGTTCGGGTTTGCCCTGCTCAAGAACACGATTGCCGAAAAGTGGGAGGGCGCTGCCGCCGACGCGGCGCTCGCGGCGACGGATACCCTTGCGGGCGCGAGTGACCAATTGACCTCGGGGGTTCAAGCAATTGGCGTGAAGCTCGACATTCTCAGCAGTGCTGCGCAGGATGTGAAAAACAGCATTCCAGCACCGACGTCTGAGCAACCGCTGAGCCTTCTCCCCCTGACACCCACCGCCGCCGAAGCACAGGAAGCAGCGCGGGATGCGACGAGGGAAGAGGCCATTCGGAAGCTGCAGAACATCTACGTCCCGAACTACCAGGACGTCGGCACGAACGTGCCGGTCCTCCCGGCACCACACTCACCCAACGGCAAGATCGATTCCGTCGACCCGAATGTCACTGTGCCGAGCTCAGGCAGTCCCGGTTCGAACCCCTGGGGCACAGCCGACAGCAATACTTCTTCCGCTTGGGGCGAGGGCGATTCGTCGGCGGACGGGGAGAACCCCGCGGACGGGGATTCCGCAGTGGATGATGCCGCGGCCACGTCGGCGGCGAATGCCGAAGCCGCTGCCAATCAGGGCGCCGGGGCTGGATCCGGCTCGGCCGCACAGACTGCGGCCGCGAATGCGCAGAATGCGGCCGGCGCGGGTTCGCAGTCGGGTACGGGCGCGGGCGCCGCGGGTTATGGCGGCGGACTCGTCGGAGGTTCACGGTCCGGTGCCGGCGGATCGGGTGTCGGGGGTTCGGCGTCGAGCGCGCGCCGGAAGAATGACAAGCGCGATTTCGAGTCCACCTCGAGCGGTGTGGTTCCGGGTGGCCCGATCCTGTCCGGTGGTGCCGCGACCGGCGCAGGAGCGGCTGCCGCTGCTGCCGCGGCGACTCCGGTGAAACCGAGCATGAGTCGACCCGGAATGGGTATGGCACCCGGGATGATGGGTGCACCCGGCCGAGCAGGCGGCAACGGCGATGGTGACACGGAGCATCAGACGCCGAGCTACCTGATCACCGTCGACAACGGCAACGAACTGATCGGCACACTCGACCCCGTCGCACCCCCGGTGATCGGCGCATGAACTGGCGGCTGACGTCAGCCCAATTCATGTGCCTTTGGGAGGCAACCGATCTCGACCGGATGCCGTACCCGCTGCAGTACCGGTCCGCGGCCACGACGGAAGACCAGTATGCCGTCCAGCAACGCGAGCTGGAGCAGTGGCGGACTGCGCTCGACGAACCGAAAATGATTGCCGCGATCCAGGCGCTCCGGGACCCGCACCTGTCCATCACGGTGTTCGCCCCCTCCCCCGAACTCGACTCGGGGCTTCGCCGGAGGGGCAGCATCCGTGGCCGGGTCGCCGTCGTCGCCGAACAGCTGCGCGGGGCACCGGGCCGCGGCGACATCCGGATCGACGCAGGTACCGAGGGCGTCGACTGGCTGACCACCCAACTCCTGAAAGACCTGCCCGGCTGCGCGCCCGGACGGACCCCGTCCCTGACCGCGCACCCCGACGACCTCGAGAACCGAAGCAGCGGTACTTCCGTCCTGCAGAACGCCCGAGCCTCCGACGGCACTCTCCTGCGAAGGATCGTGGGCCGACCGCGGACCGGAATCGGATACATCTGCATCCGGGGTGCTCGCAGCGGGCTCGACGAGCCCGTTCTGGGTGAACTGACGTGGATCGACGTCGAAGCGGACGGCCGGTACCTCTATCACCAGGACGACCGTGTTCACCTGCGGTCCGCGACAGTCCGGTTGGTTCGCGACGAGCTGTCGAAACGCGTGTCGGCGGCCCTCGCCAACCCTTCGCCGACCCGCAACTGAGCGTTACCCTTGTCCCATGACCGATCGGGACAGGGACGGGACGGGGAAACCCCTCAACGCACGCCCCCGCGATGAACTCGGCCGACCCCTGCCGCACGACGCCGAGGGTGTACCGCGTATCCCCGACGACCTGCGGTTACCGCCCGACGAGGCGATCACCGAGGCTCAGCGGCTCCTCGACCACGGCATGCCGTTCCATGCACACGAGATCCTCGAGGGTACGTGGAAGATCGCCCCCGAGGACGAGCGGGAACTGTGGCAGGGGCTCGCCCAGCTCGCGGTGGGTCTCACCCATCTGATGCGGGGCAACAAGACGGGCGCGCGGTCACTGCTGCGCCAAGGCCACGACCGGATCCGGCATTACGAGGTGGAGGCGCCGCACGGCCTCGACATCGCCGGCCTCCTGACGTGGTCGGAACACCTCACGGACGAGATCGATCGCGTCGACCCGCTGCCGGCGACGCCCGTACCCCGATTGAGAATCCCCTGATGACTCTGCTTCCCATGTTCCCGCTGGGCTCGACGATGCTGCCCGGTCAGCAGCTCCCCCTCCACGTCTTCGAACCCCGCTACCAGGAGCTGGTCCGCGACTGCCTGGACGCACCGGACGGTCCCCGCTTCGGTGTCGTTCTCATTGCCCGCGGCAACGAGGTGGGCGGCGGCGACATCCGCCACGATGTCGGCACTATCGCGCGGATCGAGTCGCACGCGTCGATCGGCGAGGGGCGGTACGAGCTGTTCTGCCGCACGGAGGAACGGATCAAGGTGTCGAAGTGGTTGCCCGACAACCCGTATCCGATCGCCGAGGTCGATGTGTGGCCGGACGAGAACACCGGCACCCAGACAGCGGACTACGAATTCCCCTCCCTCATCGAGAGACTCGAATTCCTGTACGGCCTCCTCCGCCGTCTCGCGACGGAAACCGGCAACGTTCCGCCCGACGTTCCCGTCATCGGCGGTTTCCGCGGGTCGCTCGGCACGAGGCTCTACGAGATCGCCACCTACATTCCGATGGGGGACGCCGACCGCCTGCAGATCCTCGCGGCTGCGGGCGCGGACGAACGCCTGCGGGAGGTGTCCGAGGCGATCGAGAACGCCATCGAAATGGTCCAGTTCCGGCTGATGTGACCTAGCCCTCCCCGGGGTTGGTCAAGAGCACTCCGGGAAGGGTGTAGTGTTGTCAATGCAACGCGGGGTGGAGCAGCTCGGTAGCTCGCTGGGCTCATAACCCAGAGGTCGCAGGTTCAAATCCTGTCCCCGCTACCAGTGGAAACGGCTCCGGAGATTCAATTCTCCGGAGCCGTTTTTCGTTGTTCCACATCCTCCAGGACTAGAACGTATTCTCGTACGTGAGGCCTCAGGAGGGACAGTGCAGCTCGCCGACGTCGATCTCTACAACCCGGACACCTTCGCGAAGGGCGTGCCCCACGAGATGTTCGCCGTGTTGCGGCGGGAGGCCCCGGTCTACCGGCACCTCGACGAGCGCGGCGACCCGTTCTGGTGCGTTACCCGGCACGCCGACATCGTGACGGTGAACCGGGACGCCGAGACCTATTCGTCGTGGCGGGGCGCCACCTACATCGACGACCTGAGCCCGGACGACCTGGCGGGCCAGCAGTTGATGATGCTGAACATGGACCCACCGGACCACACGGCGCTGCGGAAGATCGTGAGCAAAGGTTTCACGCCCCGCCGCATCGGCCAACTGCACGAGATTCTCGCGCGGCGGGCCACGACCATCGTCGACGCGGTGATCGAGCGCGGCGAGTGCGACTTCGTCGTCGATGTCGCGTCCGAACTCCCGCTTCAGGCGATCGCCGATTTCCTGGGCGTGCCTCAGGAGGATCGCAAGCTGATCTTCGACCTGACGAATCAGATGATCGGCTCGTCCGATCCGGAATTCCATCTCGAGGACGGTCAGGAACGCGCGGCGGCGGCCCAGATGTTCGCGTACAGCCTGGAGATGTTCGAGGACCGCAAGAAACACCCCCGCGACGACATCGCGACAGCTCTCATCCAGGCCGATGTGCACGGCGAGAAGCTGGGCGAACTGGATTTCAACATGTTCTTCATGCTCCTCGCGGTCGCGGGTAACGAGACTACCCGCAACGCCATCTCACACACCCAGTTGGCGCTGATGGAGCATCCCGAGGAGCGCAGGAAGGTGCTCGAAGATCCGTCCAAGCTCGACGCTCTGATCGAGGAGGGGTTGCGCTGGGCCACACCGGTCATGCAGTTCCGCCGGACAGCAACCACGGACACCGTGCTGCACGACGTCGAGATCTCCGAGGGCGACCGGGTGGTCATCTGGCACATGTCGGGGAACCGGGACGAGGCGGTGTTCGACGACCCCTACACGTTCGACATCGACCGACCCACCGGCCACTACTCCCAGCACATTGCGTTCGGCGGCGGCGGTCACCATTTCTGCCTCGGCGCCAACCTTGCTCGCGCGGAGATGAAGGTGATGCTGAGCGAGATTCTGCGTCGCATGCCCGATATGGAACAGACCGCACCGGCGCAGCGCCTGCGCTCCAACTTCATCAACGGGCTCAAGCACATGCCGGTGACGTTCACGCCCTCGTCCCTCTGAGCGGAGCGCCGCCTTTCCTGACAGCCTGGTCGGGTGAACAACGTCGACGCAGTGGTCATCGGATCCGGTCCCAACGGACTCGTCGCGGCCGCGACCCTGGCAGATGCGGGCTGGGATGTGGCGGTCAGTGGAGGCGCAGCCGACGCCCGGCGGTGCGGTGAGGTCGGCGGAACTCGTCCCCGGATTCACGTCGGACCTGTTCAGCGTGTTCCATCCCCTGTCCACCGTGTCGCCGGTGCTCCGCGGTCTCGATCTCGAGTCGCACGGACTGCGCTGGAGTCACGCGCCCCGCGCGCTCGGGCAAGCCCGCTCGGCCGCCGGCGAGGACGCGCCGGTGATCCATCCTGACCCCGCGGACACGGCCGCCGACCTCGAACGCCGTCAACCTGGTGACGGTGCCGCGTGGTCGGCGCGCCGAGGACGCGGGCGCGCACTTCCACTCGGCGACGCCGTGACCGGGATCGACGTTCGATCGGGTCGCGCCGTGGGGGTGCGGACGGCGTCGGGTGTCCGCTACACGGCACGTCGGGCGGTGATCGCCGACGTCTCTGCGCCCGCACTGTACGGGTCGCTGCTTCCGGACCACGCCGTCCCCGCCTGCGTGCGGGCCGACCTCGAGCACTTCGAGTGGGACACGCCCGTCCTGAAGGTCAATTACGCCTTGTCGCAGAAGATTCCGTGGCGTTCGCCCAGCCTGAGCGGTGCGGGCACCGTCTACCTGGGTGCCGACGACAACGGACTCGTCCGCTGGATGGCCGACCTGACCACCGGCACCGTCCAGGCCAGCCCGTTCCTGCTGTTCGGACAGATGACGACCGCGGATCCCCCAGGTCGGCGGAGGGCACCGAAAGCGCCTGGGCGTATACGCATCTACCGCGCGACATCACCGACGACGCGTCCGCCGACCTGCTGGCCGCACGAGTCGACGAGGTCCTCGAGGCGCATGCACCGGGTTTCTCGGAGCGGGTCGTCGGACGGGTCGTCCAGCGCCCGTCGGATCTCGAGGCGGCCGACGCGAATCTCGTGGGTGGCGCCGTCAACGGCGGGACGGCGCAACTCCATCAGCAGCTGGTCTTCCGCCCGGGGCCGGGCACGTCCCGTTCGGAGACCGCGCCGCGCTCGGCGAGGACGGACCGCGCGGGTGGCTGCGGTGGCGCACGTCGCGCGCCGTGATCGACCTGTTGTCGACGGGACCGATACCCTAGTTTGTCGCGTGTCGGGGTACCTCACCGTGCAATGATCTGAGTCGTCGAATTCGGACCACGAAGGGGCATCATGCAGCATCGAGAATCATCCTTCGCCGGCGTCGGCGGAATTCCCATCGTCTACGACGTGTGGCTCCCCGAGCGGCGCCCGCGCGGCGTGCTGGTTCTGTGCCACGGCTTCGGCGAGCATGCCCGGCGGTACGACCATGTGATCGAACGGCTCGGGGAACTCGACCTCGCGATCTACGCGCCCGACCACCGTGGGCACGGGCGGTCGGGCGGCAAACGGGTCCATCTGAAGGACTGGACCGAGTTCACCGACGACCTGCACCAGTTGTTCGGCATCGCGTCGACGGACTGGCCCGGCACCGACCGGTTTCTCCTCGGGCACAGCATGGGCGGTTCCATCGCGCTGACCTACGCACTCGACCACCAGCAGGACCTGAAGGCACTCATGCTGTCCGGGCCTGCGGTCGACGTGACGAGCGGCACGCCGCGCATCGTGGTGGAGATCGGCAAGCTGGTGGGTCGCTTCCTTCCCGGAGTGCCCGTCGAGTCGCTCGACGCGAAGTTGGTCTCCCGCGATCCTGCGGTCGTGTCGGCCTACGAGGAGGATCCCCTCGTCCACCACGGGAAGGTGCCTGCCGGGATTGCGCGCGGGATGATCCTCGCCGCCGAACGGTTGCCGGAACGTCTGCCGTCGCTGACGATTCCCCTGCTTCTCCAGCACGGCCAGGACGACGGACTCGCGAGTGTGCACGGCACGGAACTGATCGCGGAGTACGTCGGTTCGGAGGATCTCACGGTGGAGATCTACGAAAACCTGTTCCACGAGGTGTTCAACGAACCGGAGAACGAGGAGGTACTCGACGACCTCGTCGAGTGGTTGCGGCCGCGCGTGCAGGCCTGACTTCGTCGGGGGTGTTCTGCACCCGTGGACGATGGATGCCAGGATGGGCTGATGAAACGTCACGTCAGCGCCACTCTCGATATCGAGGTCACCGACGCCACCAGTCTCGAATTCAAGATCGCGGTGGCCCGGACCCCGGGTTCGGAGTTGTCGGAATCGTTGACGTTCACCCTCGACGGTAACCGTGTCGAGGCACGAGAGATGGTGGCGGAGCACGGTACTCGTGTCCACCTCCTGGACAGTGCTCCCGGCTCGCTGCGCGTCGAGTACTCGGCTTCGGTTGTGGGTAAGGCCGATTCGCCTCCGGTCACCGACTACGACCTGTCGAAGTATCTGCGCCCGAGCCGATATGCGGAGGCGGACAAGTTCTTCGGTTTCACCGGCGGCGAATTCAATCTGTCCAAGCCGCAGCCGGAACTACTGCAGGACATCACCTCGTGGGTGGGATCGCGACTGCTGTACCAGGCGGGTTCGAGCAGATCCACCGACAGCGCCGTCGACACGATGCTGTCCGGGGCGGGCGTGTGCCGTGACTTCGCCCACCTCACGGTGGCGCTTCTGCGGGCCGTCACCATTCCGGCGAGGCTGGTGGCCGTGTATGCGCCGGGGTGCGATCCGATGGACTTCCATGCTGTCGTCGAGGCGTTCGTCGATGACGAATGGCGTGTGGTCGACGCGACCCGACTGGCTCCGCGTTCGGCACTCCTGCGGATCGCGACAGGTCGCGACGCCGCGGACACCGCGTTCCTGGACAATCACGGAGGGGCGATCACGCTCGAGAACACCGTGGTGACCGCTGTCGTCGACGGCGAGTTCCCGTATGACGACTATGCGACACCCACCTCGCTGACCTGACGGGTCAGGTTGCGTCCGAAAGCTTTTCGGTGAGCACGCCCACCTGAATCTTCTTGGCGTCGGCGTGCACCTCACGGCCGGCGTCGGTGACGTCGACGAACACGCCTCGCCGGTCCGCCTCGCACAGCGCCCTCGCGACCAGGCCCGCCTTTTCCAGCCGGGCCACGCTCCGGGACAGGGCGCTGGGGCTGAGGTACATCTCGGCCGCGAGGTCCTGCATCCTGGGTCGCTCGCAGGTGGCGTCCATGAGTCGATCGAGCGTCTCGAAATCGCTCATGCTCAGGCCGTGGGCGTGTTGCATCTCACGATCCAACTCGCAGGCGATGGAGTTGTATCTGCTCGCGAGCAGCCGCCACGTGCCGCGCAGGTCTGCTTCAGAGCTCATGTCCCGCACCCTAGCGCGCGTACGCAAAAGGTGCAAGCGAATTAAATGCAAACGAAATTAGTGCTTGCGCATTGATTGCACGTGCATCTACATTCTCCCTGTGACTATCAGCGACGCCACCCCGGACCTCGCCATCTCGTCGGGCGCCACCGCGACCCCGTCGACCGACCAGGCCTGGACACCCCGCCTCTGGGGCGTCCTGGCCGTGCTGTGCCTCGTCATGTTCCTCGACGGTCTCGACGTCTCGATGGTGGGTGTTGCGTTGCCCTCCATCGGAACCGAGCTGGGGCTGTCCACCACCTCGCTCCAATGGATCATCAACGGATACGTACTCGGATTCGGTGGTCTGCTGCTGCTGGGCGGACGCACTGCCGACCTCCTCGGCCGCCGCCGGGTCTTCCTCATCGCACTCACCGTGTTCGCGATCGCGTCCCTGGTCGGCGGACTCGTCGACAACGGCACGCTGCTGATCGCGAGCCGCTTCGTGAAAGGACTCGCCGCGGCGTTCACCGCACCGACCGCGATGTCCATCCTCACCACCACGTTCAAGGAGGGGCCCGCCCGCAACCGGGCGCTGTCGATCTTCTCCGTCTTCGGAGCCAGCGGCTACTCGTCCGGCCTGATCCTGGGCGGACTGCTGACCAGCGCCGGGTGGCGCTGGACCTTCCTGATGCCGGTGCCTTTCGCGGTCCTCGCCCTGGTCGCGGGCGCCGTCCTGATCCCCCGCGACCGCGCCGCCGACAACGGCGGACACGACATCGTGGGCGCCGCCACGCTGGTGTCGGGAATGCTGCTCGCCGTCTACACCGTGGTGTCGGCACCGGCCCGCGGCTGGGCCGATCCGCTCACGCTGGGCTCGTTCGCACTGGCCGCGGCCCTGCTGGCGTCGTTCTTCGTCGTGGAGAACCGGGTGGCGCACCCGTTGGTGCGTCTGAGCATCCTCCGCGTCGGCTCGATCGTGCGGGCGAACCTCAGCATCGTCGCACTGTTCGGCTCCTACCTGAGCTTCCAGTTCATGATGACCATCTTCCTGCAGTCGGCGCTCGGATGGTCGCCACTGGAGATGGCGCTGGGCCTCCTGCCCGCCGGCATCATCGTGGCCTTCGGATCGCCGTTCGTCGGGCGCCTGATCGACGCGTTCGGCACGGCACGCATGATCATCGCGGCACTGACCTCGTTGAGCCTGGGCTACCTGTGGTTCCTCTTCGCAGGGAGCGACCAGCCCCACTACGCGGTCGCGATCCTGCCGAGCGTGCTGCTGCTGGGCGTCGGTTTCGCACTGGGCTTCACGTCGATCATGGCCCAGGCCACGTCGGGCGTCGACGACTCCGAGCAGGGGTTGGCGTCGGGCCTCGTGCAGACGTCCGCGCAGGTCGGTGCCGCACTCGTGCTGGCACTCACCACCGCACTCGTCACCGCCGGCTCGCACACGGCCACGGGTATCAGTGGCACCGGGTTCCACCAGTTCCACTCCGGCCTCGTACTCGTCACGGGAGTCGCGTTGCTGGGACTGCTGATCACGCTGTCACCGCTGCTGCGCAGGGTGCTCAACCCCGCGTGAGGCCCGAACGGCAGAACGGGTGGGCACAGGCCCACCCGTTCTGCCGTTCACGTCGTTCAGGCCGAGTGCCGCTTCGAGTCCGTGAGCGCGCGGGACGCGAAGTCGACGGTGAGTCCGATAATCGTGCGACTCTCCCGCAGCACCTTGCCGATCACCGGGAACGCGTGGATCTGCCCACTCCAGATGTGGGTCTCGATCTGCCGCCCCTCCCGATCGAACCTGTCCGTGATGATCTCGACGTCGGGCCGCATGATCTCGTATTCGGCGGCGGTGAGGAAGACCGGCGGGAACAGCGCCGGATCCGCGTTCACCGGAGACTGGGCGCCCGGAATCTGATCGGGCCCGGCCAGCCAGCGATCCTTCAGCTTGGCCACCTGCGACATCGGCAGGTACGCGTCGCGTTTCATGAAATCGGGGTCGTGATCCTCGAGGTCGAGGTTGAGCAGCGGGGAGTACCCGATGACGGCCGCCGGGCGGGTGAGGCCCCGCAACGCTGCAACTTCCGCGACCTTCATCGCGAGATATCCGCCCGCCGAGTCCCCCGCGACGATCACCCTGCTGGGGTCGTCGCAGACCTTCAGCACCTCGGTGTACGCGGTCATGGCGTCCACCAGCGACGCACCGATCGCACCCTTGGGAAGTTGCCGGTACTCGACCGAGACGACGGGCGCACCCGAACGTGCGGCGAGCAGTCCGCATAGTGCCCGGTGGGTGGCGAGCCCGCAGAACACGAATCCGCCGCCGTGGAAGTAGAGGATGGTGGCGCCGTCCATCGACATGATCGTGGGGCGCGGATGGGTGATCTTCTCGCACGGCACCCCGCCGAGCGAGATCGCCTCGATGTCGAGGCCCTTCGGCTTGGGAAGCCGGTCGATGAGCTCGTCGAGGGTCGCCAGCAGTTCGATGCCGCGGTCCGTAGTCGGCCATATCGTGAACAGCGGTTTGACGAAAGCCCTGGCAAACCAGAACGTCATGCGCGCCCGGCGACTGACATCCCAGTGCCACACGATCGATTCACGCGTTCGCATACTGCCCTCCGTTGTATCGGACGCTTGTCCAGCCAAGTGGACACCCTAGGGCGATCCGGAGAGAAACGCACCCGAAACTCCTCACGTCCGCTCCCCGAGACCCCCCGCCACGGTAAGTCGAAGTCGCCCGTTGCCGAGCGACTTCGACCGATTTCGTCCGATTGCCCGAGGTTCACCGACCCAGTCGCTGCTCCAGCCGAGCGATGATCTCGGTCGCCACCTGGGTGGGCGATCCGCCCACGTCCACCACGATCGCATCCTCGTCCGGTTCGATCGGTTCGAGCGTCGAGATCTGTGTGTCCAGCAACGACGGGGGCATGAAGTGGTCGAGCCGGGCGGTCAGCCGTTCCCCGATCTGCGCCCGCGACCCGGCGAGATGCACGAAGACGACGTTGTCGCCCCGCAACACGTCGCGGTAGCTGCGCTTCAGCGCCGAGCAGGTGATGACCCCGGGAAGACCGTTCTCGGTGTGTTCCCGAATCCACCCCGCGACGACATCGAGCCACGGCCAGCGGTCCTCGTCGGTCAACGGCTGCCCCGACGCCATCTTCGCGACATTCGCGGGTGGGTGCAGGGCGTCTCCCTCCTGCAGGTCCCAGCCCATGGCGCCGGCGATGATTCCCGCGACCGTCGACTTCCCGGACCCCGACACCCCCATGAGCACCAGGACCGGGTCTACGGTCTGCGGCGTGCGTCCTGCAGGTTCGCGCGTACTCACGTGCATCTCACCAACCTCACTCGACATTTCTCAGCCCCCTTTAGATGAATACGCTCAGTGCGAGGACCCCGGCGAGACCGGTGACGGAGATGATGCATTC
This genomic interval carries:
- a CDS encoding alpha/beta hydrolase; amino-acid sequence: MRTRESIVWHWDVSRRARMTFWFARAFVKPLFTIWPTTDRGIELLATLDELIDRLPKPKGLDIEAISLGGVPCEKITHPRPTIMSMDGATILYFHGGGFVFCGLATHRALCGLLAARSGAPVVSVEYRQLPKGAIGASLVDAMTAYTEVLKVCDDPSRVIVAGDSAGGYLAMKVAEVAALRGLTRPAAVIGYSPLLNLDLEDHDPDFMKRDAYLPMSQVAKLKDRWLAGPDQIPGAQSPVNADPALFPPVFLTAAEYEIMRPDVEIITDRFDREGRQIETHIWSGQIHAFPVIGKVLRESRTIIGLTVDFASRALTDSKRHSA
- a CDS encoding gluconokinase is translated as MHVSTREPAGRTPQTVDPVLVLMGVSGSGKSTVAGIIAGAMGWDLQEGDALHPPANVAKMASGQPLTDEDRWPWLDVVAGWIREHTENGLPGVITCSALKRSYRDVLRGDNVVFVHLAGSRAQIGERLTARLDHFMPPSLLDTQISTLEPIEPDEDAIVVDVGGSPTQVATEIIARLEQRLGR